A stretch of Arthrobacter sp. NEB 688 DNA encodes these proteins:
- the purM gene encoding phosphoribosylformylglycinamidine cyclo-ligase yields MSDTEQPTAITYAAAGVDVEAGDRAVELMKESVRRATRPEVLGGLGGFAGMFDASALASYRRPVLATSTDGVGTKVAIAQALDRHDTIGFDLVGMVVDDIVVCGAEALFMTDYIACGKVVPERIAAIVSGIARACEQARVALVGGETAEHPGLLDPDEYDVAGAATGVVEHDAVLGPQRVRGGDVVLGLASSGLHSNGYSLVRRVVAHAGWGLDRHVDEFGRTLGEELLTPTRVYAADLLDLVRLDGVDVHALSHVTGGGLAANLARVLPQDVHARLDRASWTPPAVFSTVGSLGNVPRADLERTLNMGVGFVAVLPAGSVDEATAHLTARGIDTWVMGEVHEASAADAATGEVVRGAKGVDGGSVELVGEHPAA; encoded by the coding sequence GTGAGCGACACCGAGCAGCCCACCGCCATCACCTACGCCGCGGCGGGGGTCGACGTCGAGGCCGGTGACCGCGCCGTCGAGCTGATGAAGGAGTCCGTGCGCCGGGCGACCCGCCCCGAGGTGCTCGGGGGTCTCGGCGGCTTCGCCGGGATGTTCGACGCCAGCGCGCTCGCGTCCTACCGCCGGCCGGTGCTCGCGACCTCGACCGACGGCGTCGGCACGAAGGTCGCCATCGCGCAGGCCCTCGATCGGCACGACACCATCGGGTTCGACCTCGTCGGGATGGTCGTCGACGACATCGTCGTCTGCGGCGCCGAGGCGCTGTTCATGACCGACTACATCGCCTGCGGCAAGGTCGTGCCCGAGCGCATCGCGGCCATCGTCTCCGGCATCGCCCGCGCCTGCGAGCAGGCGCGCGTCGCGCTCGTCGGCGGCGAGACCGCCGAGCACCCCGGCCTGCTCGACCCCGACGAGTACGACGTCGCGGGCGCGGCCACCGGCGTCGTCGAGCACGACGCCGTCCTCGGGCCGCAGCGGGTGCGGGGCGGCGACGTCGTCCTCGGCCTCGCGAGCAGCGGCCTGCACTCCAACGGCTACTCCCTCGTCCGTCGCGTCGTCGCGCACGCCGGGTGGGGTCTCGACCGGCACGTCGACGAGTTCGGCCGCACCCTCGGCGAGGAGCTGCTCACCCCGACCCGGGTCTACGCCGCCGACCTGCTCGACCTCGTCCGGCTCGACGGCGTCGACGTCCACGCGCTCTCGCACGTCACCGGCGGTGGGCTCGCGGCCAACCTCGCGCGTGTGCTGCCGCAGGACGTGCACGCCCGGCTCGACCGTGCCTCGTGGACGCCGCCGGCCGTGTTCTCCACCGTCGGGTCCCTCGGCAACGTCCCGCGGGCCGACCTCGAGCGCACCCTCAACATGGGCGTCGGCTTCGTCGCGGTGCTCCCGGCCGGCTCGGTCGACGAGGCGACGGCGCACCTGACGGCTCGCGGCATCGACACCTGGGTCATGGGCGAGGTGCACGAGGCGTCGGCCGCGGACGCCGCCACCGGCGAGGTCGTGCGCGGGGCGAAGGGCGTCGACGGCGGCTCGGTCGAGCTCGTCGGCGAGCACCCCGCCGCCTGA
- a CDS encoding PadR family transcriptional regulator produces the protein MEPGDSAILTHLRRGALEHCVLALLDTEPTYGLDLARRLGDDGVLLAGEGTLYPLLSRLRKQGLVETTWAESSAGPPRRYYTLTAQGRIALETFRRTWKSFRDAVDTTLQGGHP, from the coding sequence ATGGAACCGGGTGACAGCGCCATCCTGACGCACCTGCGTCGCGGCGCGCTCGAGCACTGCGTCCTCGCGCTGCTCGACACCGAGCCGACCTACGGCCTCGACCTCGCCCGGCGCCTCGGCGACGACGGGGTGCTGCTCGCCGGCGAGGGCACGCTCTACCCGCTGCTCTCCCGGCTGCGCAAGCAGGGGCTCGTCGAGACCACGTGGGCCGAGTCGAGCGCCGGCCCGCCGCGGCGCTACTACACGCTCACCGCGCAGGGGCGCATCGCCCTCGAGACCTTCCGGCGCACGTGGAAGTCCTTCCGCGACGCCGTCGACACCACCCTCCAGGGAGGACACCCGTGA
- a CDS encoding isochorismatase family protein — MTADGHWLVVVDPQVVFAAPGTSPWGSPMFAGAVDRMRALAERFGPERTIVTRFVADPSLGGSWGPYYAEWPFALVPDADPLYAVVPELEGLAGSVVTAGTFGKWPVLRELVGADARVTVAGVATDCCVVSTVLPMADAGVTVEVVADACAGSTPQNHAQALAAMALFGPQVTIT; from the coding sequence ATGACGGCCGACGGGCACTGGCTCGTCGTCGTCGACCCGCAGGTCGTCTTCGCCGCCCCGGGCACCTCGCCCTGGGGCTCGCCGATGTTCGCCGGCGCCGTCGACCGGATGCGCGCACTGGCCGAGCGCTTCGGCCCGGAGCGCACCATCGTCACCCGGTTCGTCGCCGACCCCTCGCTCGGCGGGTCGTGGGGCCCGTACTACGCGGAGTGGCCGTTCGCCCTCGTGCCCGACGCCGACCCGCTCTACGCGGTGGTCCCTGAGCTCGAGGGTCTCGCCGGGAGCGTCGTCACCGCCGGGACCTTCGGCAAGTGGCCGGTGCTGCGCGAGCTCGTCGGCGCCGACGCGCGGGTCACGGTGGCCGGGGTGGCGACGGACTGCTGCGTCGTCTCGACGGTCCTGCCGATGGCCGACGCCGGCGTCACGGTCGAGGTCGTCGCGGACGCCTGCGCCGGCTCGACCCCCCAGAACCACGCCCAGGCCCTCGCGGCGATGGCCCTCTTCGGCCCGCAGGTCACCATCACCTGA
- a CDS encoding Re/Si-specific NAD(P)(+) transhydrogenase subunit alpha, giving the protein MRIGVPRESRPGETRVAATPKTVEQLVGLGYTVFVEAGAGARASFTDEAYREAGADVIEGAVWNADVVLKVTAPTDAEVARLRPGTVLACLLAPALDPDLVQRLADAGVTALAMDAVPRISRAQSLDVLSSMANIGGYRAVVEAAHEFGSFFTGQVTAAGKVPPAKVLVVGAGVAGLAAIGTASSLGAVVRAFDARPEVAEQVESMGAQFLRIDVDDDGPSADGYAKQTSADFDAKAAELYAAQARDVDIVITTALIPGRPAPRLLTEEMVAAMKPGSVVVDMAAANGGNVAGTVAGEKVVTDNGVTLLGYTDLPGRLPTQASQLFGTNLVNLVKLLTPGKDGEVHLDLDDVVLRGMTVAKDGEVMWPPPPVQVSAAPAPGTDVVTVDTSAKPAKQPMSGSTKLALGAAGAALFLLVSAFAPPPFLGHFMVFMLAVVIGFYVIGNVHHALHTPLMSVTNAISGIIVVGALLQVGRGSVAVSVLAFVGILVASINVFGGFRVTARMLEMFKREEPVR; this is encoded by the coding sequence GTGCGCATCGGAGTCCCCAGGGAGTCACGACCGGGGGAGACCCGTGTCGCGGCGACCCCCAAGACCGTCGAGCAGCTCGTCGGCCTCGGCTACACCGTCTTCGTGGAGGCCGGCGCGGGTGCGCGCGCGAGCTTCACCGACGAGGCCTACCGCGAGGCCGGCGCCGACGTCATCGAGGGCGCCGTCTGGAACGCCGACGTCGTCCTCAAGGTGACGGCGCCGACCGACGCCGAGGTGGCGCGACTGCGCCCGGGCACGGTGCTGGCGTGCCTCCTCGCGCCGGCCCTCGACCCCGACCTCGTGCAGCGCCTGGCCGACGCCGGCGTCACGGCGCTCGCGATGGACGCCGTGCCGCGCATCAGCCGCGCGCAGTCGCTCGACGTCCTGTCCTCGATGGCCAACATCGGCGGCTACCGGGCCGTCGTCGAGGCCGCGCACGAGTTCGGCTCGTTCTTCACCGGCCAGGTCACCGCGGCGGGCAAGGTCCCGCCGGCGAAGGTGCTCGTCGTCGGTGCCGGAGTCGCGGGGCTGGCGGCCATCGGCACGGCGAGCAGCCTCGGCGCGGTCGTGCGGGCCTTCGACGCGCGCCCCGAGGTCGCCGAGCAGGTCGAGTCGATGGGGGCGCAGTTCCTGCGGATCGACGTCGACGACGACGGTCCCTCGGCCGACGGGTACGCGAAGCAGACGAGCGCCGACTTCGACGCCAAGGCCGCCGAGCTCTACGCCGCGCAGGCCCGCGACGTCGACATCGTCATCACGACGGCGCTCATCCCGGGTCGTCCGGCGCCTCGTCTGCTGACCGAGGAGATGGTCGCCGCGATGAAGCCGGGCTCGGTCGTCGTCGACATGGCCGCGGCCAACGGCGGCAACGTCGCGGGCACGGTCGCGGGCGAGAAGGTCGTCACCGACAACGGCGTGACGCTGCTCGGCTACACCGACCTCCCGGGCCGACTGCCGACCCAGGCCAGCCAGCTCTTCGGCACCAACCTCGTCAACCTCGTCAAGCTGCTGACGCCGGGCAAGGACGGCGAGGTGCACCTCGACCTCGACGACGTCGTCCTGCGCGGCATGACCGTCGCCAAGGACGGCGAGGTGATGTGGCCGCCGCCGCCGGTGCAGGTCTCGGCCGCCCCGGCGCCGGGCACCGACGTCGTCACCGTCGACACGAGCGCCAAGCCCGCGAAGCAGCCGATGAGCGGCTCGACCAAGCTCGCGCTCGGCGCCGCCGGGGCCGCGCTCTTCCTGCTCGTGTCGGCCTTCGCGCCGCCGCCCTTCCTCGGCCACTTCATGGTCTTCATGCTCGCGGTCGTCATCGGCTTCTACGTCATCGGCAACGTGCACCACGCGCTGCACACGCCGCTCATGTCGGTGACCAACGCGATCAGCGGGATCATCGTCGTCGGCGCGCTGCTCCAGGTCGGGCGCGGGAGCGTCGCCGTCTCGGTGCTCGCGTTCGTCGGCATCCTCGTCGCGAGCATCAACGTCTTCGGCGGGTTCCGGGTGACCGCCCGAATGCTCGAGATGTTCAAGCGCGAGGAGCCCGTCCGATGA
- a CDS encoding cytosine permease, producing MSETSAAETRRLGVETTGIEIIDEAERTASPRDLFWPWFAANVSVFGISYAAFVLGFGISVGQGVLVAVLGIVVSFLLCGVVAIAGKRGSAPTMILSRASFGVTGQKVPGVISWLTSIGWETFLSITAVLATATVFQRLGLGGGTATKIVAAVVVALLIVAASVAGYHVIMRLQSVLTWVTGAVTVMFVVIVLAQGTIDWSAVSAVPSGPPGAVVGAFVMVMTGFGLGWINIAADWSRYQRRDASDRAVVLWNTIGGSIAPVLLVGFGLLVAASDQKVADGIGSDPIGALAGILPTWFLVPFLVAVILSLVSGAVLGIYSSGLTLLSLGVKIPRPAAALVDGVILTLGTFFVVFVAQDFLGPFQSFLITLGVPLAAWAGIFIADLVMRRRDYDWGPDGADALFDARGRYGAWDWVSVGTMVLASVLGWGLVVNNFAQDAAWNNWQGYLLEPLGLGTYVTQGDGAPYWDGTWPYANIGVILAFVIGFGVTFVARRSAVRRQEQGAAAEAASPVAR from the coding sequence ATGAGCGAGACCAGCGCAGCCGAGACCCGGCGCCTCGGCGTCGAGACGACCGGCATCGAGATCATCGACGAGGCCGAGCGCACCGCCTCCCCCCGCGACCTCTTCTGGCCGTGGTTCGCGGCCAACGTGTCGGTCTTCGGCATCTCCTACGCCGCGTTCGTCCTCGGCTTCGGGATCTCCGTCGGCCAGGGCGTCCTCGTCGCCGTCCTCGGCATCGTCGTGTCGTTCCTGCTCTGCGGGGTCGTCGCGATCGCCGGCAAGCGCGGCTCGGCGCCGACGATGATCCTGTCGCGCGCGTCCTTCGGGGTCACCGGCCAGAAGGTGCCCGGCGTCATCTCGTGGCTGACCTCGATCGGCTGGGAGACCTTCCTGTCGATCACCGCCGTCCTCGCGACCGCCACCGTCTTCCAGCGCCTCGGGCTGGGCGGCGGCACCGCGACGAAGATCGTCGCGGCGGTCGTCGTGGCCCTGCTCATCGTCGCCGCCTCGGTCGCCGGCTACCACGTCATCATGCGGCTGCAGTCGGTCCTCACGTGGGTGACCGGCGCCGTGACCGTGATGTTCGTCGTCATCGTGCTCGCGCAGGGCACGATCGACTGGAGCGCGGTCTCGGCCGTGCCGTCCGGGCCCCCCGGAGCGGTCGTGGGCGCGTTCGTCATGGTGATGACCGGCTTCGGCCTCGGCTGGATCAACATCGCCGCCGACTGGTCGCGCTACCAGCGGCGCGACGCCTCCGACCGCGCGGTCGTCCTCTGGAACACGATCGGCGGGTCCATCGCGCCGGTGCTCCTCGTCGGCTTCGGCCTGCTCGTCGCCGCGTCCGACCAGAAGGTCGCCGACGGCATCGGCAGCGACCCCATCGGCGCGCTCGCCGGCATCCTCCCGACGTGGTTCCTCGTGCCGTTCCTCGTCGCCGTCATCCTCTCGCTCGTCTCCGGCGCGGTGCTCGGCATCTACTCCTCGGGCCTGACCCTGCTCTCCCTCGGCGTCAAGATCCCGCGGCCGGCCGCCGCGCTCGTCGACGGCGTCATCCTCACCCTCGGCACCTTCTTCGTCGTCTTCGTCGCCCAGGACTTCCTCGGGCCGTTCCAGTCCTTCCTCATCACGCTCGGCGTCCCGCTCGCGGCGTGGGCCGGCATCTTCATCGCCGACCTCGTGATGCGCCGCCGCGACTACGACTGGGGCCCGGACGGCGCCGACGCGCTCTTCGACGCGCGTGGCCGCTACGGCGCGTGGGACTGGGTGTCGGTCGGGACGATGGTGCTCGCCTCGGTGCTCGGCTGGGGCCTGGTCGTCAACAACTTCGCGCAGGACGCCGCCTGGAACAACTGGCAGGGCTACCTCCTCGAGCCGCTCGGCCTCGGCACGTACGTCACGCAGGGCGATGGCGCCCCGTACTGGGACGGCACCTGGCCCTACGCGAACATCGGCGTCATCCTCGCGTTCGTCATCGGCTTCGGGGTCACGTTCGTCGCCCGCCGCAGCGCCGTCCGTCGCCAGGAGCAGGGCGCCGCCGCCGAGGCCGCGTCCCCCGTCGCCCGATGA
- a CDS encoding endonuclease, which translates to MTRHQTRRRAVPTALALASALVVLLGLTAPASQAATPLTVAQAVATQDGASHTVRGYVVGQPTATSTVVRSAFPSDYALALADTASETSTAKMLYVQLPTALRSQWGLKTNPGLMGKQLDVTGTLAAYFSHPGMTSTTAVASAGTGGGDTGGGTGGGTGGGTGGTGAYDSTYYAPAVGKTGSALKTALHGIIDDQTKLTYDQVWTALKDTDEDPNNTNNVVEIYSGRSIAKSDNGGGVDQWNREHVWAKSHGDFGTATGPGTDVHHLRPEDVTVNSTRGNLDFDNGGGAVAQCTGCLSDSDSFEPRNAVKGDVARMIFYMAVRYEGDDGWANLEMNNSVGNGAAPSIGRLSVLLQWNAQDPVDASEMRRNDRIYTTWQHNRNPFIDHPEWAPAIWG; encoded by the coding sequence GTGACCCGACACCAGACCCGACGGCGCGCGGTGCCCACCGCCCTCGCGCTCGCCTCAGCCCTCGTCGTCCTCCTCGGCCTGACCGCCCCCGCGTCGCAGGCGGCCACCCCGCTGACCGTCGCCCAGGCCGTGGCGACCCAGGACGGCGCCTCCCACACGGTCCGCGGCTACGTCGTGGGCCAGCCGACCGCGACCTCCACCGTCGTGCGCTCGGCCTTCCCCAGCGACTACGCGCTCGCGCTCGCCGACACCGCCTCCGAGACCTCGACGGCGAAGATGCTCTACGTCCAGCTGCCGACCGCCCTGCGCTCACAGTGGGGCCTCAAGACCAACCCGGGCCTGATGGGCAAGCAGCTCGACGTCACCGGCACCCTCGCGGCCTACTTCTCGCACCCCGGGATGACGAGCACGACCGCCGTCGCGTCCGCCGGCACCGGAGGCGGCGACACCGGCGGCGGGACGGGCGGGGGCACCGGCGGAGGTACCGGCGGGACCGGCGCCTACGACAGCACCTACTACGCCCCGGCGGTCGGCAAGACCGGGTCGGCGCTCAAGACCGCGCTGCACGGCATCATCGACGACCAGACGAAGCTCACCTACGACCAGGTGTGGACGGCCCTCAAGGACACCGACGAGGACCCGAACAACACCAACAACGTCGTCGAGATCTACTCCGGGCGCTCGATCGCCAAGTCCGACAACGGTGGCGGCGTCGACCAGTGGAACCGCGAGCACGTCTGGGCGAAGTCCCACGGCGACTTCGGCACCGCGACCGGCCCCGGCACCGACGTGCACCACCTGCGCCCCGAGGACGTCACGGTCAACTCCACCCGCGGCAACCTCGACTTCGACAACGGCGGCGGCGCGGTCGCGCAGTGCACCGGCTGCCTCTCGGACAGCGACTCCTTCGAGCCGCGCAACGCGGTCAAGGGCGACGTCGCCCGGATGATCTTCTACATGGCCGTCCGCTACGAGGGCGACGACGGCTGGGCGAACCTCGAGATGAACAACTCCGTCGGCAACGGCGCGGCGCCGTCCATCGGCAGGCTCTCGGTGCTGCTCCAGTGGAACGCGCAGGACCCGGTCGACGCCTCCGAGATGCGCCGCAACGACCGCATCTACACGACGTGGCAGCACAACCGGAACCCGTTCATCGACCACCCGGAGTGGGCCCCGGCGATCTGGGGCTGA
- the pntB gene encoding Re/Si-specific NAD(P)(+) transhydrogenase subunit beta, whose translation MSSTLTQGAYIVAGLLFILALAGLSRHESARRGNRFGIAGMAVALVATVLAATMGLRESSGGLTVETGGSGWVGLLLIVVAMGIGAAIGLDRARKVEMTGMPELIAMLHSFVGLAAVLVGWNSSYELTAYPTIHDVEVFVGVFIGAVTFTGSIVAYLKLSARIPSKPLMLPHRNLLNVGALGLFVVLTVVYVAVPDHAVFVRHLLLGLVTLLALGLGWHLVASIGGGDMPVVVSMLNSYSGWAAAAAGFLLGNDLLIITGALVGSSGAYLSYIMCRAMNRSFISVIAGGFGVEAGTAAAGDVDYGEHREVTAEGAASLLTAARSVVITPGYGMATAQAQHAVAELTKRLRAQGVEVRFGIHPVAGRLPGHMNVLLAEARVPYDIVLEMDEVNDDLAETDVVLVIGANDTVNPAAAEDPTSPIAGMPVLRVWEAKDVVVFKRSMATGYAGVQNPLFFRENTQMLFGDAKARVEDIIAAL comes from the coding sequence ATGAGCTCGACCCTCACGCAGGGCGCCTACATCGTCGCGGGCCTGCTGTTCATCCTCGCCCTCGCGGGGCTCTCGCGGCACGAGTCCGCCCGCCGCGGCAACCGCTTCGGCATCGCCGGGATGGCCGTCGCGCTCGTGGCCACCGTGCTCGCCGCGACGATGGGGCTGCGCGAGTCCTCCGGCGGCCTGACCGTCGAGACAGGCGGCTCGGGCTGGGTCGGCCTGCTGCTCATCGTCGTCGCGATGGGCATCGGCGCCGCCATCGGCCTGGACCGGGCCCGCAAGGTCGAGATGACCGGGATGCCCGAGCTCATCGCGATGCTCCACAGCTTCGTCGGGCTCGCGGCCGTGCTCGTCGGCTGGAACTCCTCCTACGAGCTGACGGCCTACCCGACGATCCACGACGTCGAGGTGTTCGTCGGCGTCTTCATCGGCGCGGTGACGTTCACCGGCTCGATCGTCGCCTACCTCAAGCTGTCGGCCCGCATCCCCTCCAAGCCGCTGATGCTGCCGCACCGCAACCTGCTCAACGTGGGCGCGCTGGGCCTGTTCGTCGTGCTGACCGTCGTCTACGTCGCGGTGCCGGACCACGCCGTGTTCGTGCGGCACCTGCTGCTCGGGCTCGTCACGCTGCTGGCCCTCGGGCTCGGCTGGCACCTCGTCGCGTCGATCGGCGGCGGCGACATGCCGGTCGTCGTCTCGATGCTCAACAGCTACTCGGGCTGGGCGGCGGCCGCGGCCGGCTTCCTCCTCGGCAACGACCTGCTCATCATCACCGGTGCGCTCGTCGGCTCCTCGGGTGCGTACCTGTCGTACATCATGTGCCGCGCGATGAACCGGTCCTTCATCTCGGTCATCGCGGGTGGCTTCGGGGTCGAGGCGGGCACCGCCGCGGCCGGCGACGTCGACTACGGCGAGCACCGCGAGGTCACGGCCGAGGGCGCGGCGTCGCTGCTCACCGCGGCGCGCTCGGTCGTCATCACCCCGGGCTACGGGATGGCCACCGCCCAGGCGCAGCACGCCGTCGCCGAGCTGACCAAGCGGCTGCGCGCCCAGGGCGTCGAGGTGCGCTTCGGCATCCACCCGGTCGCCGGGCGCCTGCCGGGGCACATGAACGTCCTGCTCGCCGAGGCCCGGGTGCCCTACGACATCGTCCTCGAGATGGACGAGGTCAACGACGACCTCGCCGAGACCGACGTCGTCCTCGTCATCGGCGCCAACGACACCGTCAACCCCGCGGCCGCCGAGGACCCCACCTCGCCGATCGCCGGCATGCCGGTGCTGCGGGTGTGGGAGGCCAAGGACGTCGTCGTCTTCAAGCGCTCGATGGCCACCGGGTACGCCGGTGTCCAGAACCCGCTGTTCTTCCGCGAGAACACGCAGATGCTCTTCGGCGACGCCAAGGCCCGCGTCGAGGACATCATCGCCGCCCTCTGA